The following proteins come from a genomic window of Parambassis ranga chromosome 4, fParRan2.1, whole genome shotgun sequence:
- the LOC114434341 gene encoding inosine-uridine preferring nucleoside hydrolase codes for MAKKLVVIDTDCGIDDAQAIMMALAAPHIQVLGVTCVFGNAAVESVCQNVLRVLSVCECEGIPVFGGSAAPLVGSSNSLSDHFGGDGLGDVIKDKVPQWEQKIQKEHAVNAMIRLVSENQEQVSLVALGPLTNLALAVRLDPHFPKKLRDLYIMGGNMEGKGNMTPCAEFNFVMDPESAYIVLEEYLCPTYIASWEYSCRNSLTWEFFEELVNQDAAAARFMKMITSKCWAYSKEAMVNKRDVYFGPGFVSYDAYAMAACVDGSLVTESIKCPVRVELQGSIARGMMVLDQTNQLKKSHSVFVLTKCDAAKFSQLLMESLRQPCKK; via the exons ATGGCCAAGAAGCTGGTGGTCATTGACACGGACTGTGGCATCGACGACGCTCAGGCCATAATGATGGCCTTGGCAGCGCCTCACATCCAGGTCCTGGGCGTCACCTGTGTGTTCGGGAACGCAGCGgtggagagtgtgtgtcagaACGTTCTGAGGGTTCTCTCCGTCTGTGAGTGTGAGGGG ATCCCTGTGTTCGGAGGCTCAGCCGCTCCTCTGGTTGGATCTAGTAACTCTTTGAGTGACCACTTTGGAGGTGATGGACTCGGAGATGTGATCAAGGACAAGGTTCCACAGTGGGAGCAGAAAATCCAGAAAGAACATGCAGTCAATGCAATGATTAGACTGGTGTCTGAAAACCAGGAGCAG GTCTCCTTAGTGGCCCTGGGCCCGCTTACTAATCTGGCACTGGCTGTCAGACTGGATCCACATTTTCCCAAAAAACTCAGGGACTTGTATATAATGGGTGGCAACATGGAAG GAAAAGGGAATATGACACCATGTGCAGAGTTTAACTTTGTGATGGATCCAGAGTCTGCCTACATTGTTTTAGAAGAATACCTCTGCCCTACTTATATCGCGTCCTGGGAATACTCATGCAGAAATTCACTGACATGG GAGTTCTTTGAGGAGCTGGTCAaccaggatgctgctgctgctcgcttCATGAAGATGATAACGTCCAAATGCTGGGCCTACTCCAAAGAGGCTATGGTGAATAAAAGAGATGTGTATTTTGGTCCAGGCTTTGTCTCTTATGATGCCTATGCAATGGCAGCCTGTGTGGACGGCAGCTTGGTGACAGAGAGCATCAAGTGTCCCGTCCGCGTGGAGCTGCAGGGCTCCATCGCTCGAGGCATGATGGTACTGGACCAGACGAATCAGCTGAAGAAGAGCcactctgtgtttgttctgaCCAAATGTGATGCAGCCAAGTTCAGTCAGCTTCTAATGGAATCCCTCAGACAACCTTgcaaaaaatag